Sequence from the Priestia megaterium genome:
CCCGTTCACCGGTCAAAATAGATCGCACGGGTCCTGAAACGGTAGCTATTTTATCTCCAGGCTTAAGAACATCTCCATCTTTTTTCTCGAAATTCACTTTCACGTTAGGGTCTATTAAATGAAATCCTTCTTTAATCAATTCCACTCCTGCGATAATACCTGATTGCTTTGCCGTGAATACAGCCTTCCCTTGGTCAGACGGAGAAAAAATAGCTTCACAGGTTATATCTCCATCTCCAATGTCTTCTATAAAAAAAGACTGCAATAGTTTTTGTAATTTCAACGTGTTCATTGTGCTACCTTCACCTTTCTTTTTAGATTTCCTTGCTTATAAAATCAATGATTGTTTTGTTGAAGTAGCAGACTGCTTAATAATTCGCTTATGCTCCCATTCTTGCTTTTCATGCGGAAAGTCACTTCGGTAATGACCTCCTCTACTTTCTTTTCTTGCAAGAGAGGACTCGGCAATAAGCAGACCTGCAGTTAGCATATTGCAGATGGTCGCAGCTTCCCTCGAATATATAACCTCTTGATCAAGAGGTATTCCATCCAGATAATTTGTGAATTCATGCACAATAGTAGCCAATTCGTTTTCATGACGAATTATTCCTACACAATCCATCATTTTATGCTGAATTTGTCTTGTGGCAGGCAGTATTTTAGGCATGCCTTTATAGACGTAACGGACGGGGGTATAACGAGATACCGTTCTCGCTTTATGTAAAATATGACGCCCTGTCCGTTTTCCAAATACAAGACACTCTAACAATGAATTGCTTGCTAGACGATTTGCTCCATGAACGCCTGTAGAAGAAACTTCCCCCACGGCATACAATCCTTCAACACTTGTTTGTCCGTAACCATCTACTTCAATTCCACCCATTAAAAAATGTGCGCCGGGAGTAACAGGTATTCGTTTTTTGTCCAGTTGAATTTTATACTTTCGACACAGTGCCGTAATCGTAGGAAATTTTTGTTCAAAATGAGCCACTTTTTCAATGTCTAAAAATACGGATCTTCCTTTTTTCATTTCATTAAAAATTGTCCTTGCTACAACATCTCGCGGTGCTAAATCCTTAAAGAGATGAACGCCTTCCATTATGCGTTCATTCCATTCATTTACCAGTACGCCACCTTCACCTCGAACCGCTTCGGATACTAGACCTTTCGCTTCGTTTTGATACAAAAGCGTCGGATGAAACTGAACAAATTCTAAGTCCGCTAATTTTGCTCCAGCCCTGTACGCAAGCGCTAGCCCATCTCCTGTCGCAAGCGGCTGGTTAGATGTATGCTTGTACAAAGCGCCGATTCCTCCGGTAGCAATAACCGTTTGGCGAGCATGATATATAGTAATTTTGTTGTCTTCACCTTGTCCGATAGCACCTCTGCACGTTCCATCTACAGTTACTAAATGCTGAATCATTTCGTTTTCAATCACTGTAATATATGGCAGTACTTCTTTTTTCAAAAAAGCGAACAGCGCTTGTCCTGTTGCATCCCCACCTGCATGCAGAATACGATTCATACGATGGGCTCCTTCTTTTCCAAAATGCAGCGTACCATCTGGATTTTTATCAAACTTCATTCCTTTATGAATCAATTCATTTACTACAGCCGCACCTTCTTCCACTAAAGTGCGTACCGCTTGTTCATTGCAATGCTTATTGCCCGCAACCAACGTATCATAGAGATGTTCACTCCAGTGATCGCTGCTTCCAATAGCAGCTGCTACTCCGCCTTGAGCAAGAACTGAGTTATTGCGGTCAAGTTTCCCTTTCGTTACCATTACAACTCTGTTATGACGACACAGTTCATAAGCTGCAGAAAACGCTGCTAATCCGCTTCCAATAATTAAAACATCCGCCTCTAACATTTTACACCTCTTTATTTACATGTGTCTTGACACCTATATTTACATATTATTAAATGAAAGACAAGAAGTTTTTTTATCGGAGGGAGAAAATGATTTATCTGGACTATGCAGCAACAACGCCAATGAGACAAGAAGCAATTGAGGTATATACTGAAGCGGCAACAAGCTATTATGGAAACTCCAGCAGTCTTCACACACTTGGAACACAAGCGGAGAATTTACTTACGCTATGCAGAAAAAAATTAAGCCTGTTAGTAAATTGTCGAGAGGATGATCTTTTTTTTACAAGCGGGGGAACAGAGGCTAATTACTTAGCTATTCATTCTCTTTTAAAAGGAAAAAATGACGAAAGAAAACATGTAGTGACAACGAAGCTAGAACATTCTTCGGTTCTTCATACGTTGCAGCAGCTTGAAAAAGAAGGATTTTCCCTATCTTACGTACCTGTAGATCAAAACGGAGTTGTGTCTGTAGACGACTTAAAGAAGACTATTCGACCTGATACTGTGCTAGTAGCCATTCAGCATATCAATCATGAGCTCGGTACAATTCAGCCAGTTGAGGATATTGGCCATTTTTTATCTAAAAAAGAAATTCTCTTTCACTGTGATTGTGTTCAATCTTTCGGTAAGCTTCCTATTGATGTTAAAAAGCTGAAAGCTGATAGCATCTCAGTCTCTAGTCATAAAATTTACGGACCAAAAGGTGTAGGAATGGTATACATGAATTCAAGTTCTTCTTGGAAGCCTATTTACCATAAAGCAACTCATGAAAAAGGCTTTCGCCCTGGGACTGTAAATACAGCGGGCATTGCTGCCTTTACTGCATCAGCTGAATGCGCATATGCAGAAATGAAGACCACCCGAAGCCATTATGAGCGCTTAAAATCGTACTTACTGGAAAACCTAGAGCCTCTTGCTCCTTTTATAGAAGTAGAAGGCCTTGGGAACTCTCATTTTCCTGGAATTATTGGACTGACGTTTTCAAACATACAGGGTCAATATGTTATGTTACAATGTAATCGTCACGGAATTGCTATATCTACGGGAAGTGCCTGCCATGTAAATCAGCAGGAACCATTAGCTTCTCTACTTGCGATTGGCAAATCGACTGCGAATGCTAAGAACTTTGTACGTATTTCATTCAGTCAACATTCAACGTTTAAGCATATTGATCGACTCATATCCGTTTTTCATTTATTACATCAAGAATTTATGACAGTGTAAAAGGAGGGATTAAAGGTGCCAGGAACTCAAAAGAAAATTCTTGGAGAAGAAAGAAGAGAACTTATTCTACAATGGTTAAAAACAGAGAATACACCAATGACAGGCAGTGAGCTTTCGAAACGAACGAACGTTAGTCGCCAAGTCATTGTACAAGATATTTCGCTGCTTAAAGCTAAAAATGAGCCCATTATCGCAACAAGCCAAGGATATATTTATATTCAAAATCCATCTCAAACTACCGTGCATCAGCGAATTATTGCCTGTCAGCATACGCCAGAAGATGCTGAAAAGGAGCTTCTCCTACTTGTTGACCACGGCGTTCTCATAAAAGATGTAACCGTTGAACACCCTGTGTATGGTGAATTAACGGCTTCCGTTATGATTCAAACGCGAAAAGAAGTAGAAACGTTCATAAAAAAAATTCAAGAAACAAACGCAACTTATTTATCTCAGCTAACAGATGGAATTCACCTTCATACGATTGAAGCAGATACAATTGAAAAACTGAATGCTGCCTGCTTAGCTCTTGAAGCGGAAGGCTATTTAGTTTCGAATGAATAAAAAGGTGTTATAACAAAAAAATCCCGCTTTAAAGCGGGATTTCTGTTTCAAGTAGTGTATGAGGATAGCTTCCTAAAAGCTCTACGCTACAGCCTAGTGCCTCAAGTTCAGCCATAGCCCCAGGGATTAATACTTCATCCATTTTTTGTTCAATATCAACGATAAAGAAATAGTTTCCAAGCCCTGTTTTCATAGGACGGGATTCAATTTTAGACAGATTTAGCTTACGCCAGGAGAAGGCTGAAAGCACTTGATGAAGCGCTCCTGCCTGATCAGATGGAAGTGTAATCATTAACGTTGTCTTGCACCCGTTTCCAGCTAAAAATGGCACCTCTTGCGCTCCATCTTTATGCAAAATAACAAACCTTGTTGTATTATGATCATAATCATGAATGTTCGGGCAGGCAATATGTAATCCATATTCATGGGCTGCTAATCCATTCGCAATAGCTCCAATATTAAGCTCAGGGTGTTCGCTTACATACTTAGCAGCAAACGCCGTTGATGTCATCTCTTCTACTGCAGTTGACGTACATTCTCCGTGTAAAAATTTATGACACTGCGCAATTGCATGAGGATGAGAATAAATCGTTTCAATGTTTTTCCACTGTTCTGCACGAGATGGATGAACCATTAAATGCTGACGAATTGGAAGCACAATTTCCCCAACAATCGGCAGACGACGTTCATGAATAAGATAATCAAGTGTTAAATTTACAGATCCTTCAAGTGCATTTTCTAACGGTACAATTCCATACTCAATTTCTCCGTTATCCACTGCATCAATGCATGCTGGAATTGTTTTATATGGAATATGGTCGTGCTGTTTAAATACGCCTTGGACGGCTACATGTGTAAATGTTGCCTTTGGTCCTAAATATCCTACTTTCCCCACAATCATGCCTCTCCTTATCTATATCTGTTTACCATTATGCCCCTGAACCAAGCACGTCCACTTTATCTACAAACTCTAAGCTTTTCAGTCTTCGCAGCATTTCATTTAATTCAACATTCATGCTTGCTGTATCTAATGAAAGAGTTACGTTGGCACGCCCTTGTAAAGGGATGGTTTGGTGAATCGTTAACACATTGCATCCCGATGATGCAACGGTGCTCAATAAATGTGATAAAGTTCCTGATCGATCTTCAATATGAAAAAATAGTGAAATAATGCGCTGTTTGACAACCGTCTGAAACGGAAAGACCGTGTCGCGGTACTTATAAAAAGCACTGCGACTCAAGTCTACGGCTTGTACAGCATCTGCTACCGACTCAGCTTTTCCCCGTTCAATTAACAGCTTCGCATCCAATGTTTTTTTCATCGCTTCTGGTAATACATCTTCGCGAACTAAATAAAACTGCTTATCGCTCTTATGCAAGTAAAGCCCCTCCCCTTATCCTATGAACAACAATTAGTCAATAAATTCAAATTCATATTCAAACAGCTTTACAATATCGCCATCTTTTGCTCCTCGTTCACGAAGGGCTTCATCGACGCCCATGCCTCGAAGCTGACGCGCAAATCGACGAACTGATTCTTCACGTGAGAAGTCAGTCATCTTGAATAATTTTTCGATTTTTTCACCGCTTAATACGTATGAGCCATCGCTATCACGCGTAATAACAAATTCCACTTCTTTCTTTTCATGCTTGTACAGTACGCGGTGCATAGATAGATCTTCCTCTTCTTGCATTGGGAATTCCGGCGTAGTTTCTACAAGATCAGCTACTGTAAATAACAGTTCGCGGATTCCATCACGTGTTGCTGCAGAAATTGGAAAGACTTTCACTTCGTCTCCTACTTTTTCTTTGAATGCAGCTAGATTCTCTTCAGCTTGCGGGATATCCATTTTATTTGCTACCACTACTTGCGGACGTTCTGTTAAACGCATATTATATTGACGCAGCTCTTCATTAATGGTTAAGTAATCTTCATATGGATCACGGCCTTCTAAACCTGACATATCGATTACATGGACAATAACGCGGGTACGTTCAATGTGACGTAAAAACTGATGACCTAATCCTACACCTTCATGTGCACCTTCGATTAGCCCTGGTAAATCTGCCATCACAAAACTGCGATTATCTTCTGTTTCAACTACTCCTAAATTCGGATTAATTGTTGTAAAATGATATTCAGCAATTTTTGGCTTTGCAGCAGACGTTACGGATAATAACGTTGACTTTCCAACACTTGGGAAACCAACTAATCCTACATCGGCTAATACTTTTAATTCAAGAATTACATTTCTCTCTTTACCTGGCTCTCCATTTTCTGAAAGCTCCGGTGCTGGATTTGCAGGTGTAGCAAAACGCGTATTCCCACGCCCTCCGCGTCCACCTTTAGCAATCACTGCGCGCTGGCCGTGCTCAACTAAATCAGCAATCGTTTCGTTCGTATCTTCATCTAACACAACGGTACCTGGTGGAACTTTTACAATCATCGGCTCAGCGTTACGTCCGTGCTGTCCTTTTGACATTCCATGTTCACCGCGGCTTGCTTTAAAGTGACGCTTATAGCGGAAATCCATCAGCGTACGTAATCCTTCTTCTACTTCAAAAATGACATCTGCACCGTGACCACCGTCACCACCTGCAGGACCTCCTTTTGGTACGTACTTTTCGCGACGGAAGGCAACCATTCCATTTCCTCCGTCGCCACCTTTTACATATACCTTGACCTGATCTACAAACATTTCTTTTCCACTCCGTTCTATATCTTAGCTCCTGCAATAGCAAAAGCGCTGTTAACTTATTGTAAGCATAAAGCTAAATTCATCTTCAGACATATGCTGTTCAACCAATGCAACTCCTTGAGCGCACTCATAACATTGTAGCTTGTTTTGTAGCTTCTGTATATCTGTTAGTATTCCACTAAAGTCAAAAAAGAAACGAATTCCCTGTTCTTCAATGCATACTGAAATACTCAAATAGTTTTCTGCATGATAATCAACATACTTTTCGAGTGCTTCTGTCAAATAGCAACACCAGTTGTATACGAACTCATCGTATTGTGATAAATCCTTCAATCCTCCGAGCACTTCCACATCTAAGCGAACAGCATGGTTATTCCAATGATAGGTCATAACAAAGCCCGCAAACAGTCGCATATTGATGTTTGTTAACTTGGATTCATGTTTGGATTCATTTACAATTTCTTCAATGATTTCATTCGCTCGATCAAGCCGATTCAACGCTAGATTGCCTTTGATTAATTGCAGCTTATTTAACCAATCATGCCGCGCGTATCTTAATACCTCTACGACATCCCATTCTTTTTCCATCTTAGCACTCCTAACTTTGACTCGAGCATAAGTATTTCACAACGCTGACAAACATCTCGTATCAATCTTCTTAGATATGTTCGATTATAACAAATTCCAATGGGTAATAGGTGAAATATTCTACAAAAAGAAAACTCTAACCTACTTGGGTTAGAGTTTTCTTTTTGTATCTTATGCTTCTTGAGCAACAGGGTATACAGATACTTTTTTACGGTCACGACCGAAACGTTCAAATTTAACGATACCGTCGATTTGAGCGAATAAAGTATCATCTCCACCACGACCTACGTTTGCACCTGGGTAAATTTTAGTACCGCGTTGACGGTATAAAATTGAACCACCAGATACGAATTGGCCATCAGCACGTTTAGCACCAAGACGTTTCGAGATTGAATCACGACCGTTTTTAGTACTACCTACTCCTTTTTTAGAAGCGAAGAATTGAAGGTCTAATCTTACTAACATGACATCCACCTCCTGTTTAGTTGTCGTTAATTTTTATATAATTACTGTAATCTAATTCGATCGTTTTCAGTGAAACAACCATACCTTCTAATAGCAATTGAATCTGTTCCAATGTGAACGAATCCACATCTTTTGGAATCTCACAACGAAGATACCCACCATCTCCACCTTGCTCTAAGTGCGGTTCAACCCCACTTATTGAAAAGATAGCATTAATTGTCCCAAATGAAACTGCAGATGCTCCCGCACAAACAAGATCTTTTCCGTGTTCGGAAAAGTCAGCATGTCCACTCATCGTGAACCCGTCAACTTTCTTATTTGCATCACGAGAAATCGTCACCTTAATCATTTGTTATAATTACGCGTTGATAGCGTCGATTACAACTTTTGTGTAAGGTTGACGGTGACCTTGCTTACGACGATAGTTTTTCTTTGCTTTGTATTTAAATACAGTGATCTTTTTAGCGCGACCTTGTTTTTCAACTTTAGCCGTAACTGTTGCACCTTCTACGAAAGGAACACCAACTTTCACGCTGTCGCCACCTACAAATAATACTTTGTCAAAAGTAACTGTTTCGCCTTGTTCACCAGCAAGTTTTTCAACGTAGATTGCTTGACCAGCCTCTACTTTAATTTGCTTACCACCAGTTTCAATAATTGCGTACATTCTCTGCACCTCCTCTAAAAACTAAGACTCGCCATCACAGGTGTTCAAGTGAACTTAAAACCTGTTCTGAGCGGTTGTAGCACGGGTGCTACAAACCAACATATTAAATCTTACTACAAATCAAAGGTTAGTGTCAATTGGAATTCATGTTTTCTTCTAAAATTTTATATAGAAGTAGAGACCCTTTTTTGGATCTGCTCATTCGACCCCAATTGACGCAAAACAAATGCGTTTGTATAATCATCGCTTGGCGTAAGATATACGGTTTTTTTTACCATTTTCTCTAAAGCTTTGAGAAATCCTTGAGCCTTCATTTCATTTATAACATCACTTCGCGTCTCAATCCAAATAGCCTCTTCTTCCGCGCCGCGATGTTCCCAAATTACACGTTCAATTTGAAAAGCAGCCGTTTTGGAATCAATCATTTTACCGGTTCCTTCACATACTTCACAAGGCATAGTTAATGTTGATCCAATACTATTGCGCACTTTCTTCCGCGTTAATTGCAATATGCCGAGCTCTGTAAAGCCAACTACATTCGTCCGCACTTCATCTTGTTCACATAGCTTTTTCATGTACCTTTCTACTTCTGTCCGATCTTCTTTATGAGGCATATTTATAAAATCAATTAAGATCATGCCGCCTAAGTGACGTAATTGCATCTGTTTGGACAATTCATACGCAGCTTCCATATTTGTTTGAAGCATTGTCTTTCGAATATTATCTTTTCCTGAAAACTTCCCCGTGTTCACGTCCACGACCGTCATCGCTTCCGTTTCGTCAATAACGATATAACCTCCGCTTTTGAGCCACACGATTCGCTTTAAAAGCTTCTCTATTTGCCGTTCCACATCATAAAAAGAGAAAATATTTTCATTTCCTTTATAGTACTCTATTGACGAGTTAGGGTAGGTAGTTCGAAGACGCTGATATAGGTCGAAGTCATCTACTACTATCCCATCAATTCCTTGTTGAAGTGCAGCTTGCACTCTTGTTTCAAGAAAATCTTGTCCTTTGCTGACTAGGGCAGGAGCTTTCATTCCCTGTGTCTGTCGTTCAAGGCACTCATATTTCTTCTGTAGCTCTTTTATTTTATGTTGGACCGCAGCTTCTGATTTTTCCTCAATCGCTGTTCGAAATAAAAAGCCTTCCATCCCATGTTTTAACCGCTCACCAAGCTGTTTCCACTGTTGGCGTTTTGGCTCAGCTATTTTTTTGGATACAGCGACATAGTTTCCGTGCGGTAAATATACAAGCTCATCAGAAGAAAATTCAATGATACCCGTCAGCTTGGGCCCTTTTGTCCTAATACCTTCTTTTACAACTTGAACCAATACTTTTTCTCCTTCACGAATAAAAGCAGACATCGGCTGCTGATCTTTGTGAGGATTCTCTGACTGCTGATAGGATACAAGTTCATTTCGATGAATAAATCCGTTCATTGATAAACCGATATCGATAAAGGCTGCTTGCATATGCGGCAGTACTTTTACTACTTTACCCCAATATATATCACCAATAATTTGATTCTCGCTTTGTTCTTCTAAATATATTTTTTCTAGTGCTTTATCGTTTATCACGGCTATACGTTTTGAAGAAGTAGCCGCGTTAATGATACATGCCTTCACATACATTGCCTCACTTTAATCTAAATTCATAGGAAAAAGTTCGGTCAGTGCAACCGAACTTTTTTCACTCTGTTCTATGTTACTAGAAATCAGTAAACTGTTACAAGTTCATCTAGTGGGCTATTTGTTCTTTTTTCTACAAAGTAAGCGTGTAAAAGTTCATTTTCATCAATTTGTACATGTTCGCCTGTTTGAGATGTAGCAATAATCATATGCTTACAACCTCTTTGGAATTTTTGCAGGACTTGATGGAGTGTCTCACTGGTTGATACACTTAGCGTTTTTAAAGCTCCAATTGGATGCTCTTTTCCATGATATCTCTCCAACAAAAAGCGCATGTAGACAAATTGCCTGCT
This genomic interval carries:
- a CDS encoding transcription repressor NadR, yielding MPGTQKKILGEERRELILQWLKTENTPMTGSELSKRTNVSRQVIVQDISLLKAKNEPIIATSQGYIYIQNPSQTTVHQRIIACQHTPEDAEKELLLLVDHGVLIKDVTVEHPVYGELTASVMIQTRKEVETFIKKIQETNATYLSQLTDGIHLHTIEADTIEKLNAACLALEAEGYLVSNE
- the obgE gene encoding GTPase ObgE encodes the protein MFVDQVKVYVKGGDGGNGMVAFRREKYVPKGGPAGGDGGHGADVIFEVEEGLRTLMDFRYKRHFKASRGEHGMSKGQHGRNAEPMIVKVPPGTVVLDEDTNETIADLVEHGQRAVIAKGGRGGRGNTRFATPANPAPELSENGEPGKERNVILELKVLADVGLVGFPSVGKSTLLSVTSAAKPKIAEYHFTTINPNLGVVETEDNRSFVMADLPGLIEGAHEGVGLGHQFLRHIERTRVIVHVIDMSGLEGRDPYEDYLTINEELRQYNMRLTERPQVVVANKMDIPQAEENLAAFKEKVGDEVKVFPISAATRDGIRELLFTVADLVETTPEFPMQEEEDLSMHRVLYKHEKKEVEFVITRDSDGSYVLSGEKIEKLFKMTDFSREESVRRFARQLRGMGVDEALRERGAKDGDIVKLFEYEFEFID
- a CDS encoding Rne/Rng family ribonuclease encodes the protein MYVKACIINAATSSKRIAVINDKALEKIYLEEQSENQIIGDIYWGKVVKVLPHMQAAFIDIGLSMNGFIHRNELVSYQQSENPHKDQQPMSAFIREGEKVLVQVVKEGIRTKGPKLTGIIEFSSDELVYLPHGNYVAVSKKIAEPKRQQWKQLGERLKHGMEGFLFRTAIEEKSEAAVQHKIKELQKKYECLERQTQGMKAPALVSKGQDFLETRVQAALQQGIDGIVVDDFDLYQRLRTTYPNSSIEYYKGNENIFSFYDVERQIEKLLKRIVWLKSGGYIVIDETEAMTVVDVNTGKFSGKDNIRKTMLQTNMEAAYELSKQMQLRHLGGMILIDFINMPHKEDRTEVERYMKKLCEQDEVRTNVVGFTELGILQLTRKKVRNSIGSTLTMPCEVCEGTGKMIDSKTAAFQIERVIWEHRGAEEEAIWIETRSDVINEMKAQGFLKALEKMVKKTVYLTPSDDYTNAFVLRQLGSNEQIQKRVSTSI
- the pheA gene encoding prephenate dehydratase, encoding MIVGKVGYLGPKATFTHVAVQGVFKQHDHIPYKTIPACIDAVDNGEIEYGIVPLENALEGSVNLTLDYLIHERRLPIVGEIVLPIRQHLMVHPSRAEQWKNIETIYSHPHAIAQCHKFLHGECTSTAVEEMTSTAFAAKYVSEHPELNIGAIANGLAAHEYGLHIACPNIHDYDHNTTRFVILHKDGAQEVPFLAGNGCKTTLMITLPSDQAGALHQVLSAFSWRKLNLSKIESRPMKTGLGNYFFIVDIEQKMDEVLIPGAMAELEALGCSVELLGSYPHTLLETEIPL
- the nadB gene encoding L-aspartate oxidase; this translates as MLEADVLIIGSGLAAFSAAYELCRHNRVVMVTKGKLDRNNSVLAQGGVAAAIGSSDHWSEHLYDTLVAGNKHCNEQAVRTLVEEGAAVVNELIHKGMKFDKNPDGTLHFGKEGAHRMNRILHAGGDATGQALFAFLKKEVLPYITVIENEMIQHLVTVDGTCRGAIGQGEDNKITIYHARQTVIATGGIGALYKHTSNQPLATGDGLALAYRAGAKLADLEFVQFHPTLLYQNEAKGLVSEAVRGEGGVLVNEWNERIMEGVHLFKDLAPRDVVARTIFNEMKKGRSVFLDIEKVAHFEQKFPTITALCRKYKIQLDKKRIPVTPGAHFLMGGIEVDGYGQTSVEGLYAVGEVSSTGVHGANRLASNSLLECLVFGKRTGRHILHKARTVSRYTPVRYVYKGMPKILPATRQIQHKMMDCVGIIRHENELATIVHEFTNYLDGIPLDQEVIYSREAATICNMLTAGLLIAESSLARKESRGGHYRSDFPHEKQEWEHKRIIKQSATSTKQSLIL
- a CDS encoding ACT domain-containing protein; its protein translation is MHKSDKQFYLVREDVLPEAMKKTLDAKLLIERGKAESVADAVQAVDLSRSAFYKYRDTVFPFQTVVKQRIISLFFHIEDRSGTLSHLLSTVASSGCNVLTIHQTIPLQGRANVTLSLDTASMNVELNEMLRRLKSLEFVDKVDVLGSGA
- the rplU gene encoding 50S ribosomal protein L21; translation: MYAIIETGGKQIKVEAGQAIYVEKLAGEQGETVTFDKVLFVGGDSVKVGVPFVEGATVTAKVEKQGRAKKITVFKYKAKKNYRRKQGHRQPYTKVVIDAINA
- a CDS encoding ribosomal-processing cysteine protease Prp, with the protein product MIKVTISRDANKKVDGFTMSGHADFSEHGKDLVCAGASAVSFGTINAIFSISGVEPHLEQGGDGGYLRCEIPKDVDSFTLEQIQLLLEGMVVSLKTIELDYSNYIKINDN
- the rpmA gene encoding 50S ribosomal protein L27; the encoded protein is MLVRLDLQFFASKKGVGSTKNGRDSISKRLGAKRADGQFVSGGSILYRQRGTKIYPGANVGRGGDDTLFAQIDGIVKFERFGRDRKKVSVYPVAQEA
- a CDS encoding Spo0B C-terminal domain-containing protein, encoding MEKEWDVVEVLRYARHDWLNKLQLIKGNLALNRLDRANEIIEEIVNESKHESKLTNINMRLFAGFVMTYHWNNHAVRLDVEVLGGLKDLSQYDEFVYNWCCYLTEALEKYVDYHAENYLSISVCIEEQGIRFFFDFSGILTDIQKLQNKLQCYECAQGVALVEQHMSEDEFSFMLTIS
- a CDS encoding IscS subfamily cysteine desulfurase; translation: MIYLDYAATTPMRQEAIEVYTEAATSYYGNSSSLHTLGTQAENLLTLCRKKLSLLVNCREDDLFFTSGGTEANYLAIHSLLKGKNDERKHVVTTKLEHSSVLHTLQQLEKEGFSLSYVPVDQNGVVSVDDLKKTIRPDTVLVAIQHINHELGTIQPVEDIGHFLSKKEILFHCDCVQSFGKLPIDVKKLKADSISVSSHKIYGPKGVGMVYMNSSSSWKPIYHKATHEKGFRPGTVNTAGIAAFTASAECAYAEMKTTRSHYERLKSYLLENLEPLAPFIEVEGLGNSHFPGIIGLTFSNIQGQYVMLQCNRHGIAISTGSACHVNQQEPLASLLAIGKSTANAKNFVRISFSQHSTFKHIDRLISVFHLLHQEFMTV